AGCACAAAAGACTCCGCGAAAAGTCATTATCCGCTTTTGCAGAGTCTTTGATTATAGCATCAATCTATTTTATAATAAATTTCCAAGTACCGTCAAGTTTACTGAATCTTATTTAGCGTTTGAAAAATAGTTTTGTAGACCGCTTAGAAAACCCTGTGCCGCTTTATCAGTACCAGCTGATGATCTGAGCATTTTTTCCTCTGTACTATTGGAAATAAAAGCAACCTCTGCCAAAGTAGCTGGCATCTTAGTAAACTTAACCACATAAAAATTGCAATTTCTGGTATTGCGATCATCGGTACTAAGTTTTTCCAATAATCCCTTTCTGATAAAACTACCTAACCGCAAATCACCGGTAGTTTTCGGATAAATATAAGTAGAAGTTCCCCCGACACTGCCATTTACAAAGGAATCCATATGAATACTAACAAAGACATCCGCATTAGCTTTGTTGGCAATATCAACTCTCGCCTGCAACTCTTCTTTCGCCGACGCATTAGGTCTGGCGACATCAATATCGGTAGTTCTAGTCATAATAACAGTAGCACCCTCAGCTTCAAGCAATTTTTTAAGCTTTAATCCCACATTAAGTGTAACTTCCTTCTCTGTTAAACCGGTCGGACCAATCGCTCCGGGATCACTACCGCCATGCCCTGGATCAATCGCAATAACTTTTCCTTGTAAGCCCGGTTTGTCAAAAAATTTGATTTCTTTAGGCGTCGGAAACTCTGCTGTATTATTTTTCTTTAAAGTATCATCAACTTGTGCTTTAACAGTACCATTTGCTTGATCTAAATTTCCAAAATCCATCACTATACGATAAGATTTATTAGCCTCCTTATTAGCACCTAAGGCAAAAATCTTATATTTTTCTTTGCTGACATTAGCTTCCACTACCACTCTGACCGTTTCTTTATCAAACTGGCTAATCCGAACCTTGCCAACCAAGTCACTATTAATATTAGTAACTTTTGGCACCGAAGGTCCTAACCAAGCCCCCTTAATATCAATAGCAATTCGGCCGGGATTAGATAAAACAAAACTATTATATTTAACCGGCCCAGCGGCATCAACCACAATTCTCACTTGATCATCACCACCGGTATAAGCCCTGATGTTTTCAATTTTAGTTAAATTGCTTAAAGACGCAGCCTGTGTAGTAACAGGCAACAAAAACAACAAGCCGGCAAGCACACAACAAATTTTTATAATAAAATTATTCATAAATTATACCTCATTAATAAATCATAGTATTAACTGATAATCAACCTCAAATTAGCATTGTAACAATATTATTGATTG
This genomic window from Negativicutes bacterium contains:
- a CDS encoding N-acetylmuramoyl-L-alanine amidase, encoding MNNFIIKICCVLAGLLFLLPVTTQAASLSNLTKIENIRAYTGGDDQVRIVVDAAGPVKYNSFVLSNPGRIAIDIKGAWLGPSVPKVTNINSDLVGKVRISQFDKETVRVVVEANVSKEKYKIFALGANKEANKSYRIVMDFGNLDQANGTVKAQVDDTLKKNNTAEFPTPKEIKFFDKPGLQGKVIAIDPGHGGSDPGAIGPTGLTEKEVTLNVGLKLKKLLEAEGATVIMTRTTDIDVARPNASAKEELQARVDIANKANADVFVSIHMDSFVNGSVGGTSTYIYPKTTGDLRLGSFIRKGLLEKLSTDDRNTRNCNFYVVKFTKMPATLAEVAFISNSTEEKMLRSSAGTDKAAQGFLSGLQNYFSNAK